The Myxococcota bacterium genome has a segment encoding these proteins:
- a CDS encoding NUDIX hydrolase, with translation MFDRERYERWIAETPPEGRPGVPAATVILLRDCEDGAGGLETLMLRRNSKLAFVGGMWVFPGGRVDDADREGLARNDDLACARRAAVREAGEEAGLDVDERTLVPFSHWTPPSMTPKRFLTWFFVARAPHGLVTIDDGEIKAHRWIRPADAMARRQAGEIELAPPTWITLERLARYASVDDALDRSQAAVPEIYETRIVMSDTGAVALYDGDAGYEAADASLAGGRHRLEMRDTGWVYLRDDWTV, from the coding sequence GTGTTCGATCGCGAGCGCTACGAGCGATGGATCGCGGAGACACCGCCGGAGGGCCGGCCGGGCGTGCCCGCGGCGACCGTCATCCTCCTCCGCGATTGCGAGGACGGCGCCGGGGGGCTCGAGACGCTCATGCTCCGCCGCAACTCGAAGCTCGCGTTCGTGGGCGGAATGTGGGTCTTCCCGGGAGGCCGCGTCGACGATGCCGACCGCGAAGGGCTCGCGCGCAACGACGATCTCGCGTGCGCGCGCCGCGCGGCCGTGCGCGAGGCCGGCGAGGAGGCCGGGCTCGACGTCGACGAGCGGACGCTGGTGCCGTTCTCGCACTGGACGCCGCCGTCGATGACGCCCAAGCGGTTCCTCACCTGGTTCTTCGTGGCGCGCGCGCCGCACGGGCTCGTGACGATCGACGACGGCGAGATCAAGGCGCACCGCTGGATCCGGCCCGCCGACGCCATGGCCCGCAGGCAGGCGGGGGAGATCGAGCTCGCGCCCCCCACGTGGATCACCCTCGAGCGCCTCGCTCGCTATGCCAGCGTCGACGACGCGCTCGACCGCTCGCAGGCCGCGGTGCCCGAGATCTACGAGACCCGCATCGTCATGAGCGACACCGGTGCGGTCGCACTCTACGACGGCGACGCGGGCTACGAGGCCGCGGACGCGAGCCTGGCGGGCGGCCGGCACCGGCTCGAGATGCGCGACACGGGCTGGGTCTACCTGCGCGACGACTGGACGGTCTGA
- a CDS encoding enoyl-CoA hydratase-related protein, producing MAYEDIRFALEDGVATITLHRPDALNSFSGRMGDELGDAYRRCDADDAVRAIVLTGAGRAFCAGADMTAGEDTFAKQDGADFSAAAVDPPAFALRKPVIAAVNGHAIGLGLTLALQADLRVIAREGKYGIVQVRRGVMPDAYANWTLQRIVGIERAAEILLTGRRMSGDEAFAMGIASRCVPADEVLPTALAIARDIAVHTAPVSVAVTKKLLWQSPMLSPQQTERLETALHHHLMGRPDAIEGVMAYLERRDPRWSLRVSADWPEWPDV from the coding sequence TTGGCCTACGAAGACATCCGCTTCGCGCTCGAGGACGGCGTCGCGACGATCACGCTGCACCGTCCCGACGCGCTCAACTCCTTCAGCGGGCGGATGGGCGACGAGCTCGGGGACGCCTACCGCCGCTGCGACGCCGACGACGCGGTGCGCGCGATCGTGCTCACGGGCGCCGGTCGGGCGTTCTGCGCGGGCGCCGACATGACGGCGGGCGAGGACACCTTCGCGAAGCAGGACGGCGCCGACTTCAGCGCCGCGGCGGTCGACCCGCCTGCGTTCGCGCTGCGCAAGCCCGTCATCGCCGCGGTGAACGGCCACGCGATCGGCCTCGGGCTCACGCTCGCGCTGCAGGCCGACCTCCGCGTGATCGCGCGCGAGGGCAAGTACGGCATCGTGCAGGTGCGCCGCGGCGTGATGCCCGACGCCTACGCGAACTGGACGCTGCAGCGCATCGTCGGCATCGAGCGCGCGGCCGAGATCCTCCTGACGGGGCGGCGCATGAGCGGCGACGAGGCGTTCGCGATGGGCATCGCGAGCCGCTGCGTGCCCGCCGACGAGGTGCTCCCCACCGCCCTCGCGATCGCACGCGACATCGCCGTCCACACGGCCCCGGTCTCGGTCGCGGTCACGAAGAAGCTCCTGTGGCAGAGCCCGATGCTGTCGCCGCAGCAGACCGAACGCCTCGAGACCGCGCTCCATCACCACCTGATGGGCAGGCCGGATGCGATCGAGGGCGTCATGGCATACCTCGAGCGGCGCGACCCGCGGTGGAGCCTGCGCGTGAGCGCGGACTGGCCCGAGTGGCCGGACGTGTGA
- a CDS encoding nuclear transport factor 2 family protein encodes MPLSLQEISDRIEIQELLVRYSHCIDTRDFDGLDRVFTPDAHIDYTALGGSKGTLAETKAFLERSMVMFKSFQHMIANTVLELDGDRASARTICHNPMVMDRGGKEHVFVCGLWYVDELVRTADGWRIRQRVEERCYVDNMPSDLRPPV; translated from the coding sequence GTGCCGCTCAGTCTTCAGGAGATCTCCGACCGCATCGAGATCCAGGAGCTCCTCGTCCGCTACTCGCACTGCATCGACACGCGCGACTTCGACGGGCTCGATCGCGTCTTCACGCCCGATGCCCACATCGACTACACCGCGCTCGGGGGCTCGAAGGGAACGCTCGCCGAGACGAAGGCCTTCCTCGAACGCTCGATGGTGATGTTCAAGAGCTTCCAGCACATGATCGCGAACACGGTGCTCGAGCTCGACGGCGACCGCGCGAGCGCGCGAACGATCTGCCACAACCCGATGGTGATGGACCGCGGCGGCAAGGAGCACGTCTTCGTGTGCGGCCTGTGGTACGTCGACGAGCTCGTGCGCACCGCGGACGGATGGCGCATCCGGCAGCGCGTCGAGGAGCGCTGCTACGTCGACAACATGCCCTCGGATCTGCGCCCGCCGGTCTGA
- a CDS encoding CoA ester lyase, with amino-acid sequence MSLEALRARARSWRTWHFVPAASDRMLARAASLEADALILDLEDSVAPADKPAARDRARAWLSATSVRAARVVRVNPASTPWNEDDVAMAGAHADVVLAPKVESARDLAALDERIEAAERAAGRPSRSVGVAAIATETPRAVFRLEEIADGPRLVALTWGAEDLSAALGARATRDDGGAYLEVFRLARSLALLAAASAGIAAVDGVFTALDDDEGLRGEAHAAAAMGFTGKLTIHPRQIPVVNAAFGPDARAVAEARELVAAYEAHAATGRGAFAFRGEMVDAPHLARARALLARAEGGERA; translated from the coding sequence CGCGCGCGCCCGCAGCTGGCGCACCTGGCACTTCGTCCCCGCCGCGAGCGACCGCATGCTCGCGCGAGCGGCGTCGCTCGAGGCGGACGCGCTGATCCTCGACCTCGAGGACTCCGTCGCGCCGGCGGACAAGCCCGCGGCGCGCGACCGCGCGCGAGCGTGGCTCTCCGCGACGAGCGTCCGCGCAGCCCGCGTCGTGCGCGTGAACCCCGCGTCGACACCGTGGAACGAGGACGACGTCGCGATGGCCGGCGCGCACGCCGACGTCGTGCTCGCGCCGAAGGTCGAATCCGCTCGCGATCTCGCCGCGCTCGACGAGCGAATCGAGGCCGCCGAGCGAGCTGCCGGACGACCGTCGCGCTCCGTCGGCGTCGCCGCGATCGCGACCGAGACGCCGCGCGCCGTCTTCCGCCTCGAAGAGATCGCCGACGGGCCGCGCCTCGTCGCGCTCACCTGGGGCGCCGAGGATCTGTCGGCCGCGCTCGGCGCGCGCGCGACGCGCGACGACGGCGGCGCGTACCTCGAGGTGTTCCGGCTCGCGCGTTCCCTCGCCCTGCTCGCCGCGGCGAGCGCCGGAATCGCCGCCGTCGACGGCGTCTTCACCGCGCTCGACGACGACGAGGGTCTCCGCGGCGAGGCGCATGCGGCGGCCGCGATGGGGTTCACGGGCAAGCTCACGATCCATCCGCGGCAGATCCCGGTCGTGAACGCGGCGTTCGGGCCGGATGCGCGCGCCGTCGCCGAGGCGCGCGAACTCGTCGCCGCCTACGAAGCGCACGCGGCGACGGGCCGCGGCGCGTTCGCCTTCCGCGGCGAGATGGTCGATGCTCCGCACCTCGCGCGCGCGCGGGCGCTGCTCGCGCGCGCCGAAGGCGGCGAACGGGCCTGA
- a CDS encoding MATE family efflux transporter — protein sequence MSDRLEDREGPAASLGALSARALAEPAPELHAEYDAESGIPPASAATARPTVFQLAWPSIATNVLQSIVGIVDTAIVGRVSVDAQAAVGSGNRIFFFGQAVMMAVTAGTTALVARAWGAGDRAEAERVTFASLALCASLGLVFSAVTIWLSDPLAASFGLPPETTARTADFLRWLMAFYVGFTVQFVLGTALRAAGDVLTPLAIGALMNIVNVVLVYALVFGELPGLPLPIAPMGVRGAAIATGIAFSVGAAAMLVQFARRRLCLAPRVRGALTRERLARIAQIGWPSGIEQAVFQGGFFAFLVIVSTYGTAPNAAYNIGVQLLSISFVVGFAYSIAASTLVGQHLGAGEPEEAMVAGWRCTRLAIYAMVVLGVAVIASAQTVAPLFNADPEVQRLTVVFIWVLGVVQPLMAIEFALSGALRGAGDTRWPLISVMSGFLGVRLTLAFAFRLAGLPVEWVYAALIGDYVVKAFVLTTRFRSGRWQALRA from the coding sequence GTGAGCGATCGTCTCGAAGACCGCGAGGGCCCTGCGGCCTCGCTGGGCGCCCTCTCCGCGCGCGCACTCGCCGAGCCCGCCCCGGAGCTGCACGCGGAGTACGACGCGGAGAGCGGCATTCCGCCCGCGAGCGCGGCGACCGCGCGCCCCACGGTGTTCCAGCTCGCGTGGCCGTCGATCGCGACCAACGTGCTGCAGTCGATCGTCGGCATCGTCGACACCGCGATCGTCGGGCGCGTGAGCGTCGATGCGCAGGCCGCCGTCGGCAGCGGCAACCGCATCTTCTTCTTCGGGCAGGCCGTGATGATGGCGGTGACGGCGGGAACGACGGCGCTCGTCGCCCGCGCCTGGGGGGCGGGCGACCGCGCCGAGGCGGAGCGCGTGACGTTCGCGTCGCTCGCGCTCTGCGCCTCGCTCGGGCTCGTCTTCTCCGCCGTGACGATCTGGCTGTCGGACCCGCTCGCGGCGAGCTTCGGCCTGCCGCCGGAGACGACCGCGCGCACGGCCGACTTCCTGCGCTGGCTGATGGCCTTCTACGTCGGGTTCACCGTGCAGTTCGTGCTGGGCACGGCGCTGCGCGCGGCGGGCGACGTGCTGACACCGCTCGCGATCGGCGCGCTCATGAACATCGTGAACGTCGTGCTCGTGTACGCGCTCGTGTTCGGCGAGCTGCCCGGCCTTCCGCTCCCCATCGCGCCGATGGGCGTGCGCGGCGCGGCGATCGCGACCGGGATCGCGTTCAGCGTCGGCGCCGCGGCGATGCTCGTGCAGTTCGCGCGTCGCAGGCTCTGCCTCGCGCCGCGCGTGCGCGGCGCGCTCACGCGCGAGCGGCTCGCCCGGATCGCGCAGATCGGCTGGCCGTCCGGCATCGAGCAGGCCGTCTTCCAGGGCGGCTTCTTCGCCTTCCTCGTCATCGTGTCGACCTACGGAACGGCGCCGAACGCCGCGTACAACATCGGCGTCCAGCTGCTCTCGATCTCCTTCGTGGTCGGCTTCGCGTACTCGATCGCCGCTTCGACCCTCGTGGGCCAGCACCTCGGCGCGGGCGAGCCGGAGGAGGCGATGGTGGCGGGCTGGCGCTGCACGCGGCTCGCGATCTACGCGATGGTCGTGCTCGGCGTCGCGGTGATCGCGAGTGCGCAGACCGTCGCGCCGCTCTTCAACGCCGACCCCGAGGTGCAGCGGCTCACCGTCGTCTTCATCTGGGTGCTCGGCGTCGTGCAGCCGCTGATGGCGATCGAGTTCGCGCTGTCCGGGGCGCTCCGCGGCGCGGGCGACACCCGCTGGCCGCTGATCTCGGTGATGAGCGGCTTCCTCGGCGTGCGCCTCACGCTCGCGTTCGCGTTCCGGCTGGCCGGGCTGCCCGTCGAGTGGGTCTACGCGGCCCTGATCGGCGACTACGTGGTGAAGGCGTTCGTGTTGACGACGCGCTTCCGCTCCGGACGCTGGCAGGCACTCCGCGCCTGA
- a CDS encoding ATP-binding protein codes for MAEVSYRSLGFVVDVLARRGVDVAPLVHGLPISVDDASRLRGGFAWSTFAELIRRATVALEPHGGIERAVYEHAEAPLPAWLSPVVRALVRPRDILWMGARWMGRSMWPITRATFEDISRSRVRETIEIPPEYEDVPEFFVAVRGAIRSAPRVLGYADALVDMELQPRRAIYTIELPTRAIAASPRSAPDEEILKAIEEMGAQLDELQATQDALRAINADLEERVRDRTRELLVSRARLEESHRLASLGTLAAGIAHEINNPLAAIQATAQLAQAQQRRDPSHRVEDEVLSRIVDEARRGSRIVRGLLQFARGEPAERWPTQLALVVDRALVVASDLAEQAGVRVVLEPSDASLSVVANPVQLEQALLCLVSNAIEATAPTGAVVVRWARTEAGVRISVVDAGAGIAADVLPRVLEPFFTTRIDEGASGLGLSTAHGIVEQHGGRIEIETAPGAGTSVHVDLPAHSPEP; via the coding sequence TTGGCGGAGGTCTCCTACCGATCGCTCGGCTTCGTCGTCGACGTCCTCGCACGCCGCGGCGTGGACGTCGCTCCGCTCGTCCACGGGCTGCCGATCTCGGTCGACGACGCGTCGCGCCTGCGCGGCGGCTTCGCGTGGTCGACGTTCGCGGAGCTGATCCGCCGCGCGACGGTCGCGCTCGAGCCCCACGGCGGCATCGAGCGCGCCGTCTACGAGCACGCCGAGGCCCCCCTCCCCGCCTGGCTGTCGCCCGTCGTCCGCGCCCTCGTCCGCCCGCGCGACATCCTGTGGATGGGCGCGCGTTGGATGGGGCGGAGCATGTGGCCCATCACGCGGGCCACGTTCGAGGACATCTCGCGCTCGCGCGTGCGCGAGACGATCGAGATCCCGCCCGAGTACGAGGACGTCCCGGAGTTCTTCGTCGCGGTCCGCGGTGCGATCCGCTCCGCGCCGCGCGTGCTCGGCTACGCCGACGCCCTCGTCGACATGGAGCTGCAGCCGCGTCGCGCGATCTACACGATCGAGCTCCCGACGCGCGCGATCGCCGCGTCGCCGCGTTCCGCGCCGGACGAGGAGATCCTGAAGGCGATCGAGGAGATGGGCGCGCAGCTCGACGAGCTCCAGGCCACCCAGGACGCACTGCGCGCGATCAACGCGGACCTCGAGGAGCGCGTGCGCGACCGGACGCGCGAGCTGCTCGTCTCGCGCGCGCGTCTCGAGGAGTCGCACCGGCTCGCGTCGCTCGGCACGCTCGCCGCCGGTATCGCACACGAGATCAACAATCCGCTGGCCGCGATCCAGGCGACGGCGCAGCTGGCGCAGGCGCAGCAGCGGCGGGACCCCTCCCACCGGGTCGAGGACGAGGTCCTGTCGCGCATCGTCGACGAAGCGCGGCGCGGGTCGCGCATCGTCCGCGGGCTCCTGCAGTTCGCACGCGGCGAGCCGGCCGAGCGCTGGCCGACGCAGCTGGCGCTCGTCGTCGACCGCGCGCTCGTGGTCGCGAGCGACCTCGCCGAGCAGGCGGGCGTGCGCGTCGTCCTCGAGCCGAGCGACGCCTCGCTCTCGGTCGTCGCGAACCCGGTACAGCTCGAGCAGGCGCTCCTGTGCCTGGTGAGCAACGCGATCGAGGCGACCGCGCCGACGGGCGCCGTGGTGGTGCGCTGGGCGCGCACCGAGGCGGGTGTGCGCATCAGCGTCGTCGACGCCGGCGCGGGCATCGCGGCCGACGTCCTGCCGCGCGTGCTCGAGCCGTTCTTCACGACGCGCATCGACGAGGGCGCGAGCGGGCTCGGCCTCAGCACCGCGCACGGCATCGTCGAGCAGCACGGCGGCCGCATCGAGATCGAGACCGCGCCCGGCGCGGGCACGTCCGTGCACGTCGACCTCCCCGCGCACTCGCCCGAGCCCTGA
- a CDS encoding MFS transporter → MTQNRPPVPASPAYRAWVLFVLFLVYVVNFVDRQILSSLVGPIRAELGASDFQMGLLGGLAFAVLYSIAGIPIARLADTGNRRNVVTFALAAWSALTALCGTATSYGQLLLYRIGVGIGEAGGSAPSHALVADYFPAAQRGRALALLATGIHVGIFVGLVTGSQFSEDWRDAFVVVGLPGLALALLVRFTVREPERGGTDAAPPPVEVPTFAETLRTLLRSPTVVLVLAGASVAALSGYAFAFWGYEFFARVHDLDRPTIGWSLGLATAVGGGLGTAAGGQLGDRLGLRDPRWYGFVCAAGMLATLPLGAAALYAESVPAALAFAAAFLFAGAVYAGPMYAILQGLAPARMRTMAAALLFLCTNLIGLGAGPPIVGALNPLLEPAAGRDAIRHSLAIVTALNLPVAVVFVAIGRRLGRASPAPGAPEVPAAGSARTSRRA, encoded by the coding sequence ATGACGCAGAACCGGCCCCCGGTGCCCGCCAGCCCCGCCTACCGCGCCTGGGTGCTGTTCGTGCTGTTCCTCGTCTACGTCGTCAACTTCGTCGACCGACAGATCCTCTCGAGCCTCGTCGGACCGATCCGCGCGGAGCTCGGCGCGAGCGACTTCCAGATGGGGCTGCTCGGCGGGCTCGCGTTCGCCGTGCTGTACTCGATCGCCGGCATCCCGATCGCGCGGCTCGCCGACACGGGCAACCGGCGCAACGTCGTGACGTTCGCGCTCGCCGCGTGGAGCGCACTGACGGCGCTCTGCGGCACGGCGACGAGCTACGGCCAGCTGCTCCTCTACCGGATCGGCGTCGGCATCGGCGAGGCGGGCGGGAGCGCGCCCTCGCACGCGCTCGTGGCCGACTACTTCCCCGCCGCGCAGCGCGGGCGCGCGCTCGCACTGCTGGCCACGGGAATCCACGTCGGCATCTTCGTCGGCCTCGTCACGGGCTCGCAGTTCTCGGAGGACTGGCGCGACGCGTTCGTCGTCGTCGGGCTGCCCGGGCTCGCGCTCGCCCTGCTCGTCCGCTTCACCGTCCGCGAGCCCGAGCGCGGCGGGACCGACGCGGCGCCGCCGCCCGTCGAGGTCCCGACCTTCGCCGAGACCCTCCGCACGCTGCTTCGCTCGCCGACCGTCGTGCTCGTGCTCGCGGGCGCGTCGGTCGCCGCACTCTCGGGCTACGCGTTCGCGTTCTGGGGATACGAGTTCTTCGCGCGCGTCCACGACCTCGACCGCCCGACGATCGGGTGGAGCCTCGGCCTCGCGACCGCCGTCGGCGGCGGCCTCGGGACGGCGGCGGGCGGCCAGCTCGGCGACCGGCTCGGCCTGCGCGACCCGCGCTGGTACGGGTTCGTGTGCGCGGCGGGCATGCTCGCGACGCTCCCGCTCGGCGCCGCCGCGCTCTACGCAGAGAGCGTGCCCGCCGCGCTCGCCTTCGCCGCCGCCTTCCTGTTCGCGGGCGCGGTCTACGCCGGGCCGATGTACGCGATCCTCCAGGGTCTCGCGCCCGCACGCATGCGCACGATGGCCGCGGCGCTCTTGTTCCTCTGCACGAACCTGATCGGGCTCGGCGCCGGCCCGCCCATCGTCGGCGCGCTCAACCCCCTGCTCGAGCCCGCCGCGGGCCGCGACGCGATCCGTCACTCGCTCGCGATCGTCACCGCGCTCAACCTTCCCGTCGCAGTCGTGTTCGTCGCGATCGGGCGCCGGCTCGGCCGCGCGTCGCCTGCCCCGGGAGCGCCCGAGGTGCCGGCCGCCGGCAGCGCGCGGACGAGCCGCCGCGCATAG
- a CDS encoding DNA-deoxyinosine glycosylase, whose protein sequence is MSGASAPRVTGLPPVAAPDAHTLVLGTMPSVASLAAGEYYGHPRNAFWDVVDAIGVERDRPYRERCAALCERGFALWDVLAECVRAGSLDAAIRDPAPNDLARFVRAHRALRRVWFNGQTARRLFERHAAGPLQPLLDERAIALATLPSTSPANTARAKRDVWRAALVDALASAQPPAPARPAGRGSAR, encoded by the coding sequence GTGAGCGGCGCGTCCGCGCCGCGCGTGACGGGCCTGCCGCCCGTCGCCGCGCCCGACGCCCACACGCTCGTGCTCGGAACGATGCCGAGCGTCGCGTCGCTCGCCGCGGGCGAGTACTACGGGCACCCGCGCAACGCGTTCTGGGACGTGGTCGACGCGATCGGCGTCGAGCGCGATCGCCCGTACCGCGAGCGCTGCGCGGCGCTGTGCGAGCGCGGGTTCGCGCTCTGGGACGTGCTCGCGGAGTGCGTCCGTGCCGGCTCGCTCGACGCCGCGATCCGCGATCCCGCGCCGAACGACCTCGCGCGATTCGTGCGCGCGCACCGCGCGCTGCGCCGGGTCTGGTTCAACGGCCAGACCGCGCGGCGCCTCTTCGAGCGGCACGCGGCCGGCCCGCTGCAGCCGCTGCTCGACGAGCGCGCGATCGCGCTCGCGACCCTCCCGAGCACGAGCCCCGCGAACACCGCGCGCGCGAAGCGCGACGTCTGGCGGGCCGCCCTCGTCGACGCGCTCGCATCCGCGCAGCCGCCCGCGCCGGCTCGCCCCGCCGGCCGCGGCTCCGCGCGCTGA
- a CDS encoding aminotransferase class I/II-fold pyridoxal phosphate-dependent enzyme — protein sequence MDHSAQLALIESHIDSGVQRGLGHLVLEDERLDGRFVTIDGERRLNFGSCSYLGLELDERLKRASIDAVERYGTQISSSRTYVSSPQYLELEHLLERIFDAHVVTTATTTLAHFSAFPVLIGGRDVVLLDQSVHASVQLTSSMLRSGGTRIETVRHSDLAMLEERVEALSRECDRVWYLADGVYSMAGDTAPIGALQALLDRHPQLHLYVDDAHGMSWRGRHGRGVALEKYALHPRMVVTTSLSKSFAGGGAAIVVPDPQLARRLRLLGPSLIFGGPMQPALLGAAIASARIHLSPEIESLQADLQARLELCNDRLASAGIPLASSQRTPVRFVACGPVRVAYALGQRLTREGFHVNAVGFPAVSTRRTGIRFTLTRHLEPGDIEALVDAIDRHFEAAFRETGDSPTEVFADFRLPETHRFATSGTATPRAAARARHVELACAATIADVPEVTWNQCFGGRGAFDVAGQRFAERLLGREAAGPNASTFRYYRGVDARGRTVVAAPFSCFRWKVDVDADEAVSRVVEERRREDPEYLTVRAFAAGTLLSEGDHLFLDRESGDEWRDGLARMLEAVRRDARALEAEMIVLRDLPADDDELRAFLEGEGFVAREGPTSHAVEIAWRTEEEFLAGLTPKSRYAQRRQVMPFDAHYEREIVGKGTRRLRDDEHAHLWDLYCQVKRRSLAFNTFDLPDDVFRLAEADPSWELTLLHPREELAGGGVEGRDLPCAVGACFVGRGVYVPTVLGMDDRYARTAGLYRQMLRHALLRAAELGLPRVHLGYGSDLEKRRFGAVARRSTMYVLADDTYAFEALAQIEANLGR from the coding sequence GTGGACCACTCCGCGCAGCTCGCGTTGATCGAATCGCACATCGACTCGGGCGTGCAGCGCGGCCTCGGCCACCTCGTCCTCGAGGACGAGCGGCTCGACGGCCGCTTCGTGACGATCGATGGGGAGCGGCGGCTCAACTTCGGATCGTGCAGCTATCTCGGCCTCGAGCTCGACGAGCGCCTCAAGCGCGCGTCGATCGACGCGGTCGAGCGCTACGGCACGCAGATCTCGTCGTCGCGCACCTACGTGTCGTCGCCGCAGTACCTCGAGCTCGAGCATCTGCTCGAACGGATCTTCGACGCGCACGTCGTGACGACGGCGACGACGACCCTCGCGCACTTCTCCGCGTTCCCCGTGCTGATCGGCGGGCGCGACGTCGTGCTGCTCGACCAGAGCGTGCACGCGAGCGTGCAGCTCACGTCCTCGATGCTGCGCTCGGGCGGGACGCGCATCGAGACGGTCCGGCACAGCGACCTCGCGATGCTCGAAGAGCGTGTCGAGGCGCTCTCGCGCGAGTGCGATCGCGTCTGGTACCTGGCCGACGGCGTGTACAGCATGGCGGGCGACACCGCGCCGATCGGCGCCCTGCAGGCGCTGCTCGATCGGCATCCGCAGCTGCACCTCTATGTCGACGACGCGCATGGGATGAGCTGGCGGGGACGGCACGGGCGCGGCGTCGCGCTCGAGAAGTACGCGCTGCACCCGCGCATGGTCGTCACGACGAGCCTGTCGAAGTCGTTCGCGGGCGGGGGGGCGGCGATCGTCGTCCCCGATCCTCAGCTCGCGCGGCGCCTCCGGCTGCTCGGCCCGTCGCTGATCTTCGGCGGTCCCATGCAGCCAGCGCTGCTCGGAGCGGCGATCGCGTCGGCGCGCATCCATCTCTCGCCCGAGATCGAGTCGCTGCAGGCGGACCTGCAGGCGCGTCTCGAGCTCTGCAACGATCGCCTGGCGAGCGCGGGCATCCCGCTCGCGTCGTCGCAGCGCACGCCGGTGCGATTCGTCGCGTGCGGACCGGTGCGGGTCGCATACGCGCTCGGCCAGCGGCTCACGCGCGAGGGCTTCCACGTGAACGCGGTCGGGTTCCCGGCCGTCTCCACGCGTCGCACCGGCATCCGCTTCACCTTGACGCGCCACCTCGAGCCCGGCGACATCGAGGCGCTCGTCGACGCGATCGATCGGCACTTCGAGGCGGCCTTCCGCGAGACGGGTGATTCGCCGACGGAGGTGTTCGCGGACTTCCGCCTCCCCGAGACGCATCGCTTCGCGACGTCGGGAACGGCGACGCCGCGCGCGGCCGCGCGCGCGCGCCACGTGGAGCTCGCGTGCGCGGCGACCATCGCCGACGTGCCCGAGGTGACGTGGAACCAGTGCTTCGGCGGCCGGGGCGCGTTCGACGTCGCCGGCCAGCGCTTCGCCGAGCGGCTGCTCGGCCGCGAGGCGGCCGGACCGAACGCGTCGACGTTCCGCTACTACCGCGGCGTCGACGCGCGCGGCCGGACGGTCGTCGCCGCGCCCTTCTCGTGCTTCCGCTGGAAGGTCGACGTCGACGCGGACGAGGCCGTGTCGCGCGTCGTCGAGGAGCGACGGCGCGAGGACCCCGAGTACCTGACGGTGCGCGCCTTCGCGGCCGGAACGCTGCTCTCCGAGGGCGACCACCTGTTCCTCGACCGCGAGAGCGGCGACGAGTGGCGCGACGGGCTCGCCCGCATGCTCGAAGCCGTGCGGCGCGACGCGCGCGCTCTCGAGGCCGAGATGATCGTGCTGCGCGACCTGCCGGCCGACGACGACGAGCTGCGCGCCTTCCTCGAGGGCGAGGGCTTCGTGGCGCGCGAGGGGCCGACCTCGCACGCCGTCGAGATCGCGTGGCGGACCGAAGAGGAGTTCCTGGCGGGGCTCACGCCGAAGAGCCGCTACGCGCAGCGTCGACAGGTGATGCCCTTCGACGCGCACTACGAGCGCGAGATCGTCGGCAAGGGAACGCGCCGGCTGCGCGACGACGAGCACGCGCACCTGTGGGATCTGTACTGCCAGGTCAAGCGCCGCAGTCTCGCGTTCAATACGTTCGACCTGCCGGACGACGTGTTCCGCCTCGCCGAGGCGGACCCGAGCTGGGAGCTCACGCTGCTCCACCCGCGCGAGGAACTCGCGGGCGGCGGCGTCGAGGGGCGCGACCTCCCGTGCGCGGTCGGCGCGTGCTTCGTGGGTCGCGGCGTCTACGTGCCGACCGTCCTCGGCATGGACGATCGCTACGCGCGGACCGCGGGGCTGTACCGCCAGATGCTCCGCCACGCGCTGCTGCGCGCGGCCGAGCTCGGACTGCCGCGCGTCCACCTGGGCTACGGGTCCGACCTCGAGAAGCGTCGCTTCGGTGCGGTCGCCCGGCGCTCGACGATGTACGTGCTCGCCGACGACACCTACGCGTTCGAGGCCCTCGCCCAGATCGAGGCGAACCTCGGTCGCTAG
- a CDS encoding superinfection immunity protein: MEFAAFALLVAYLAPWIAAVGRGHERAPLLLAANLALGWTVVGWVALLVAALRSDAHPSRTRALARRPALVALPGDGGVRRRRREGHLALAEPR, from the coding sequence ATGGAGTTCGCCGCGTTCGCGCTGCTCGTGGCCTACCTCGCGCCGTGGATCGCGGCGGTCGGCCGCGGTCACGAGCGCGCGCCGCTGCTGCTCGCCGCGAACCTCGCGCTCGGATGGACGGTCGTCGGCTGGGTCGCGCTGCTCGTCGCGGCGCTGCGCAGCGATGCCCACCCGTCGCGGACGCGCGCCCTCGCCCGGCGCCCCGCGCTCGTCGCGCTTCCCGGGGACGGCGGCGTGCGTCGGCGCCGACGCGAGGGGCACCTCGCCCTCGCCGAGCCTCGTTAG